The following are from one region of the Actinomycetota bacterium genome:
- a CDS encoding FtsQ-type POTRA domain-containing protein, producing the protein METVEEKVRERRRKVAQIRRRRRLRLLLILLVLALIVWGGIRIYNSDLFNIKRINVTGNSHLSDEHIVKRARVPRKTSLLKIPLKQIRNRLLQEPWVKDVRILRHLPNTLEIRIRERKPMAIIPIDESFILIDGEGFVLECRGDLKGLDMPAIRDLKIGSFQIGKRLRSKSLSNALACLRELDPDLRDSLNMVSASSADKLSLYTKDDVEILYGKAENNSKKNFIIKKILSEPGGKIIFIDVRVVSNPVVKRLEGVPKSE; encoded by the coding sequence ATGGAGACCGTCGAGGAAAAAGTCCGAGAACGCCGCAGAAAAGTTGCTCAGATTAGGCGACGAAGGCGTCTGAGATTATTGCTGATTTTACTGGTGTTAGCCTTAATTGTGTGGGGTGGAATAAGAATCTACAATTCCGATTTATTCAATATCAAAAGGATTAATGTAACTGGAAACAGTCACCTATCCGATGAGCACATTGTAAAACGCGCCAGGGTACCCCGGAAAACTAGTCTGCTTAAGATTCCGCTTAAGCAAATAAGAAATAGACTTCTTCAAGAACCATGGGTAAAAGACGTAAGAATCCTACGTCATCTTCCAAATACGCTCGAAATTAGGATAAGGGAGCGAAAACCCATGGCTATTATTCCCATCGATGAGTCTTTTATCCTCATCGATGGTGAGGGCTTTGTTCTGGAATGCAGAGGAGACTTAAAGGGATTAGATATGCCGGCCATCAGAGATTTAAAGATTGGCTCCTTCCAGATAGGGAAAAGGTTAAGATCAAAATCCCTCTCCAATGCTCTTGCTTGCCTTAGAGAACTCGATCCAGACCTTAGGGATTCTCTCAATATGGTTTCCGCTTCTTCCGCGGATAAGCTCTCACTATACACGAAGGATGATGTGGAGATACTCTATGGAAAAGCGGAAAATAATTCAAAGAAGAATTTTATAATCAAAAAGATTCTATCCGAACCAGGGGGGAAGATCATCTTCATTGATGTGAGAGTGGTCTCTAACCCCGTTGTCAAACGCTTGGAGGGAGTTCCAAAAAGTGAGTAA
- the ftsA gene encoding cell division protein FtsA has product MSKARGEAIVALDIGTTKICAIVGRPVDGEIEIMGVGTCPSYGLRKGIVVDMKRTAASISTALKKAERASKTEIKSAYVGITGAHVTSLNSRGGIDITHRDHIVTEKDRNKAIEAACAVNIPQNSEVIHIIPREFFIDGQEGVKDPLGMAALRLEAAVHIVMGAVTSIQNVVRCVNQAGIDVEDIVLQPLASCEAVLSDEERELGTILVDIGGGTTDIAIFSEGSIWYSSVLSLGGNQVTHDLAVGLKVLLSEAESLKIEYGCAFSKLVDELEIIEVSTFGKRRRKPIPRKLLAEIIEARMREIFNLVREKVIATGRFELLPGGVVITGGSSLLEDLPELISEMFDLPARIGFPKDIIGAVEAVNSPIYSTGVGLLHYAKKGPKIEPLLAARESNLIEEIIECIRGWFRELF; this is encoded by the coding sequence GTGAGTAAAGCGAGAGGAGAAGCCATAGTGGCTTTGGACATAGGCACCACTAAAATTTGTGCCATTGTGGGGAGACCGGTTGATGGAGAAATAGAGATCATGGGCGTTGGAACCTGCCCATCTTATGGCTTACGGAAGGGCATTGTTGTGGACATGAAAAGGACAGCAGCTTCTATTTCCACGGCTCTGAAAAAAGCCGAAAGAGCATCTAAGACGGAGATAAAATCCGCTTATGTGGGGATCACCGGAGCCCATGTCACTTCCCTCAATAGTCGCGGAGGCATTGACATAACTCATAGAGATCACATCGTTACCGAGAAAGACCGTAATAAAGCCATCGAAGCGGCTTGTGCTGTGAATATCCCCCAAAATAGTGAGGTAATTCACATAATTCCCAGAGAATTCTTCATTGATGGACAAGAGGGGGTCAAAGACCCTTTAGGAATGGCTGCCCTGCGCCTGGAGGCTGCAGTTCACATCGTTATGGGAGCGGTTACATCCATACAAAATGTCGTTCGATGCGTCAATCAAGCTGGAATCGATGTTGAAGACATAGTGCTCCAACCTCTTGCCTCCTGTGAGGCCGTTCTCTCCGATGAGGAGAGAGAGTTGGGAACCATACTGGTAGATATCGGTGGAGGAACTACAGACATAGCCATTTTTTCTGAGGGCAGCATTTGGTATAGTAGTGTTCTTTCACTGGGAGGAAACCAGGTGACTCACGATCTAGCTGTGGGTTTAAAGGTTCTTCTCTCCGAGGCAGAATCACTGAAGATTGAGTATGGTTGTGCTTTTAGTAAACTGGTTGATGAGCTGGAGATCATTGAGGTAAGCACATTCGGCAAGCGTAGACGAAAACCCATACCCAGAAAGCTACTGGCTGAAATAATCGAAGCCCGGATGCGGGAGATATTCAATTTGGTTAGGGAAAAGGTGATAGCAACGGGTAGGTTTGAACTCCTCCCAGGCGGAGTGGTCATCACCGGTGGTTCTTCACTATTAGAGGATCTACCGGAGTTGATTTCTGAGATGTTTGACCTACCTGCAAGGATTGGTTTTCCCAAGGACATTATAGGCGCGGTGGAGGCGGTGAATAGCCCCATCTATTCAACAGGAGTTGGGCTTTTGCATTATGCAAAAAAGGGTCCCAAGATTGAGCCTCTCCTGGCCGCCAGGGAATCTAATTTGATAGAGGAGATCATAGAATGTATAAGGGGATGGTTTAGGGAGCTGTTTTAA